The region TTTTGAAGAACTTAATGATAATTCAATGTGGCTGCCAGGCTGGAAAGATTTGAAAATTAAAAAAGACCACAAAAAGACAAATGTCAATCATGATTTAAATAATGAAGCGTGCCTTCATCCTTCTATTGATTCTGGTATTGCTATAACTTCCAAAAGGCTAAATCTTAGAGACTGGTTCCCTGAATGAAGGCCTAATGACTTCTAACAAAATTACCTTTGTTTAGGGTCTCTGGATTTACCCCTTACGCATTTCTTTTTTTGCGTTACCAATGAAGGGATATTCTTGATTTTAGATGTCCTTAAACCAATGGTTGTTTGAAGAAGATGCATCTCAGCATCTAGGAGTAAGTAAAAAAACCTTGGAATACTGGAGAGAGGTTGGATACCTCAAGCCAGGAACTCATTGGCGAAGTGCTCCAAGTAAAGACTCTATGCCTTGGAAACCAAAAGTTATATACCATCTAAGCTGGTGCAAAGAAATAATCGAATATTGGCGTGAAAAAGACGTCCCTATGACAGATTTAGTTGCCTAAGGACTTTTTATAACTTCTAAATTTCAAGAAAGCTTTTAGGAGTATGGTTTATTTTTATACTTTCAGGTTCTAATTGATGTAGAAAATTATCATTATAAATGAAATGATTTATAGGATTTCTTCTCAGGAATAACTTTTAGGATCCTTTTGAATAAATAGTTTTATCACCTTAACTTGGAAAATTTTCAGGTAAATTAGGTATGAATTTTTTAAAAAAAGTTATTAGAAACCATAAAATCAAAATATTGCCAAACATAGCAAGTGCGAATCTGACTCTCATATCTTTCACCAAAGGAAGAATTACCTCCCATAATTTTAGAAACATACTTTTTCTCTCAATAAAGAATTATTCTAATAAACGATCTAAAACTACTCGGTTTTTTTACCGAACCTTTACTTTATTTTTCTTAAGTTGCTTCTTCAATAAAAGGCCTGTTACAGACCCTCTGAATTCAGGTGAAACATGTCTATGAAACGATTCTTAAGCTATTTTGAGTGCCTGATTTTAATTAGTTTTATCTTTAAAAGACTTACACAATGTAAAAGGTATTGAAATTAGTCCCCTTATTTTCGCTCTTTTCGTTAGTGTTTATGCGCTTTCCCACCTTATTGCACTCTAATGCAGACCTATGGAAATCCAGACGTCACCTACGGGTGGTGGGCTGGTAATTCTGGGGTCACCAACCGCTCAGGAAAATTCATTGCAGCTCATGCCGCTCATACCGGTTTGATTGCTTTTTGGGCTGGTGCCTTCACACTTTTTGAATTAGCTCGTTTTGACCCTTCAGTACCTATGGGTCATCAACCTTTAATTGCTCTTCCTCACTTAGCTACTCTTGGTATTGGCTTTGATGAGGCTGGAACTTTTGTCGGTGGAACCACTGTTACTGCAATAGCAATTGTTCACTTGGTCTTGTCAATGGTCTATGGAGCAGGAGGTCTCTTGCACTCCCTGACTTTCCCTGGTGATATGCAAGATTCAGAGGTACTTCAGGCAAGAAAATTCAAGCTTGAATGGGACAACCCAGATAATCAGACCTTCATTTTGGGACATCATCTTATTTTCTTAGGTGTGGCCAATATTCAGTTTGTTGAATGGGCAAGAATTCATGGAATATGGGATGCCGCTGCTGGCAGTATTCGTCAAGTTGAGTACAATCTCAACCTTTCTTCCATTTGGAATCATCAGTTTGATTTCCTTACAATAAACAACCTTGAAGACGTTATGGGGGGCCATGCATTCCTAGCTTTCTTCATGATTACTGGAGGTGCATTCCACATAGCCACAAAGCAAGTTGGCGAATACACCAAATTTAAAGGTTCAGGTTTGCTTTCAGCAGAAGCTATCCTTTCTTGGTCCCTGGCTGGTATTGGCTGGATGGCTATTGTTGCTGCTTTCTGGTGTGCAACAAACACAACTGTTTATCCAGTTGACTTTTTTGGAGAGGTTCTAGACCTTAAGTTTGGAATTGCTCCTTATTGGGTTGATACTGTTGACCTACCTAATGGTGCTCATACATCTCGTGCTTGGTTAACAAATGTCCATTACTTCCTTGGTTTCTTTTATATTCAAGGACATTTATGGCATGCTTTACGTGCAATGGGATTTGACTTCAAACGTGTATCAAGTGCTGTAAGTAATATTGGTACTGCATCTGTAACTTTGAATGATTGATATTCATCTGATCTCTCTGATATCTTTCGGAGAATTAGATTAAATGTAAAAAAGGCTCGCCATATTTGGTGGGCCTTTTTTATATTTAAATCTGATTATTAAATGATCGTTTTTTTCGCTTTATTTTATTCTCTCTTTAAAAAAATATATTATGGCAAAGTTATATGACCTGGTTTAAACATTTTCTAGAATCTTCGCTCTCTCCAGAATCATTCTTGGGCTTAATTATTGCTTTAGGAATACTTGTTATAATTGCGATTTTGTTGATTATAGGAAGAAGATTTGAATCAGCTTTAAATTTAGAGAGACTAGGAATTCCAATATCAATTTTATTTGGATTATTTGCGCTTTTAATAGGTCCGCATGGTCCTTCTCCACTTTTACCAGAATTAATAACTGATACTTTTATCAGATTGCCTTCTCCTTTGCTTACCTTGGTATTTGCAACGTTGATGTTGGGCAGGCCAATACCAAAAGCCAGTGGAATATGGCAGCCAGTAGCTTCTCAAGCTTTATTAGCTCTTTTATTAGGTTTTGGTCAGTACCTAGTAGGTGGTGTAGCAGTCTTACTTATTCTTATTCCATTCTTAGGGGTTGATCCATTAATGGGTTGTTTGATAGAAGTAGGATTCGAGGGTGGCCATGGTGCGGCATCAGTTATGGGGCAAAGCTTTGAGAAAATAGGCTTTTCTCAGGGACTTGATCTTGGCTTAGCTATGGCAACAGTAGGTCTTTTGGCTTCAACGTTACTTGGTAGTGGATTAGTTGTTATAGGGAAAGGTTTTGGTTGGATTAATAATGAAGAAGATAAAATAATAAATAGGGTTGTTTCAGAGGAAAAATTTTCTATTTGCGAAAAAGTTAGTCAATTATTATTAAATCTTGGTTTTGCTGGACTTGCTGTTCTTTTTGGTATAACTCTTCTCTCATTAATAAAATTAATTGGACTTTTTATTGGTGGAACTTTTTATGAAGTAATCTCTGTATTCCCTGTTTTTCCACTCGCTTTGTTGGGATCTCTTTTTATAAGATTCTTGTTAGAAAAAGTTGAGAAAACAGAATTTGTTTCTGAGATTCTTCAGAGAGAGATAGGCATTCTTTCTACTGATCTTCTTATTACAACAGCAATGGCTGGGCTTAATTTGCCACTTCTGCTTAAAGATTGGAAACCATTAACTATTTTAGCTTTAAGCGGCTTATTATGGAATCTTCTGGGGATGTTTTTTTTCTCGAGAATTATCTTCAGGAAGCAATGGTTTGAGAGGTCAATAATTGAATTTGGGAACGCAACAGGTGTTGCTGCAAGTGGAATCTTGCTTCTACGTTTAGCTGATCCAAGAGATCAAACCAACACATTACCAATATTTTCGATAAAGCAATTATTTGTACAACCTTTACTTTCTGGCGGAGTAATAACAGTTATTGCACCTTTAGCAATAATGAAATTTGGACTGACTGGATGGACTGCTTTTTGTGGCATTATGACAGCAATATTTGTTGTGATTGCATTCTTAGTTCTAAATAAACTTGATGATCAATTAGTATAAATCAGCTTAATATACTAAACTAAAACAATATAAAAATAAACCATTATTTTCCCACGGAGATTTTAATGAGCCATAGCAATTTTAATGATATTCCACCTCAAGAATCACGAGAGAAATGGTTTAAAAGCCATTTATTAGCAAGGGAAATTGAGCTTAAGGAACTATACGAGATGCCACAACAAGAATTAGATTTATTAATGGCAGAAACAGCAGAATTAAGAAGTGATTTAGGAAATAGAGATAGAAATATTGGGAAATACTGTACTGCAGGTTATTTTCTAGAATTGGCTAGAATTATAGATAAAAGACGTATTGAAAGTTAAATATAATTATTAACAACTTGTTCTGGTTCTCAGGCATGCGTACTTATACCATCATAAGGACTTTTCCAAAAGCTCAATTTTTTCATTATTTTAGAGTATGATTTGCTGTTTAAGTAAGATTCTAGCCATCTGCGCAGATTAATAAGTTCTTTGTCTTTATCAAATCTTACTGAATCGATTAAACGATATTGACGTACAAATGGCCAAATACTCCAATCAGCGATTGTTTCTGAATCATTAAATAAATTCAAGTTGACAGAATATTTTATTCTTTTATCCCAATCCTTTAAAATTTCCTTTGCTTTCTTTCGATGCTCTTCTGCTTCAATGCCTTCATATCTATTAGGATACTTATATCTATCTAGATGAAATTTAAAGCTATTGTCATTTTGATCAATTAATAACTTTATATTTTTATCATTAAAGCCCTTTAATAATTTCTTATTCGAATTATCATCTGAAGTTCTTATTGCCCAATGCATGATCTCTAGGCTTTCATCAATTACTTGACCATTCTCTCTAATTAATACAGGAACAGTTCCTTTGGGAGATGCTCTTAGTAGTTCTATTGGTTTATTATTAAGTCGAACTTCTCTAAATTCAACTTGCTTACCACATAAAAATAGGGCCCATCTAGCTCTAATTGCATAAGGACATCTTCTAAATGTGTAGAGGATACTTTTGCTGCCTTTACGTAATTCTGAATTTTCAACTGAAATAATTCCCTCCATTATCTTTATTTGACTTTGTAGATCTTGCAATTATAATCAAAGATAGTTAATTGGTTTTAACTAAATTCAAGCAGTATTATTCATTAATAATGTTTATGGCAGAGTATGTTTACTTAGTAAGGAAAGAAGGATTCTTTTTGATCGGAAGTTCCAGGGATTTAGATAATCTCACCAGAAAAATACGCCCAGATGAGATTATTGAAACCCTAAGACTAGATCATCCCCAAGCTTTCAAGGCCAGGTTATTAAATAGATACAGAAATTCAAGACTTCCAGGATCTGGATATTTTCAG is a window of Prochlorococcus marinus subsp. marinus str. CCMP1375 DNA encoding:
- a CDS encoding glutathione S-transferase, with product MQDLQSQIKIMEGIISVENSELRKGSKSILYTFRRCPYAIRARWALFLCGKQVEFREVRLNNKPIELLRASPKGTVPVLIRENGQVIDESLEIMHWAIRTSDDNSNKKLLKGFNDKNIKLLIDQNDNSFKFHLDRYKYPNRYEGIEAEEHRKKAKEILKDWDKRIKYSVNLNLFNDSETIADWSIWPFVRQYRLIDSVRFDKDKELINLRRWLESYLNSKSYSKIMKKLSFWKSPYDGISTHA
- a CDS encoding sodium/glutamate symporter; translated protein: MTWFKHFLESSLSPESFLGLIIALGILVIIAILLIIGRRFESALNLERLGIPISILFGLFALLIGPHGPSPLLPELITDTFIRLPSPLLTLVFATLMLGRPIPKASGIWQPVASQALLALLLGFGQYLVGGVAVLLILIPFLGVDPLMGCLIEVGFEGGHGAASVMGQSFEKIGFSQGLDLGLAMATVGLLASTLLGSGLVVIGKGFGWINNEEDKIINRVVSEEKFSICEKVSQLLLNLGFAGLAVLFGITLLSLIKLIGLFIGGTFYEVISVFPVFPLALLGSLFIRFLLEKVEKTEFVSEILQREIGILSTDLLITTAMAGLNLPLLLKDWKPLTILALSGLLWNLLGMFFFSRIIFRKQWFERSIIEFGNATGVAASGILLLRLADPRDQTNTLPIFSIKQLFVQPLLSGGVITVIAPLAIMKFGLTGWTAFCGIMTAIFVVIAFLVLNKLDDQLV
- a CDS encoding chlorophyll a/b binding light-harvesting protein; protein product: MQTYGNPDVTYGWWAGNSGVTNRSGKFIAAHAAHTGLIAFWAGAFTLFELARFDPSVPMGHQPLIALPHLATLGIGFDEAGTFVGGTTVTAIAIVHLVLSMVYGAGGLLHSLTFPGDMQDSEVLQARKFKLEWDNPDNQTFILGHHLIFLGVANIQFVEWARIHGIWDAAAGSIRQVEYNLNLSSIWNHQFDFLTINNLEDVMGGHAFLAFFMITGGAFHIATKQVGEYTKFKGSGLLSAEAILSWSLAGIGWMAIVAAFWCATNTTVYPVDFFGEVLDLKFGIAPYWVDTVDLPNGAHTSRAWLTNVHYFLGFFYIQGHLWHALRAMGFDFKRVSSAVSNIGTASVTLND
- a CDS encoding TIGR02450 family Trp-rich protein, with product MIKWPPVKAWTSINPIQGERHFVAINYDVSNHNLWVNMVSVLDGKLYFRVTFEELNDNSMWLPGWKDLKIKKDHKKTNVNHDLNNEACLHPSIDSGIAITSKRLNLRDWFPE